A genomic window from Ilyobacter polytropus DSM 2926 includes:
- the cbiB gene encoding adenosylcobinamide-phosphate synthase CbiB, protein MLNVIAKIAIAYLIDLIAGDPYWMPHPVQFIGKFIEKFEKFLYRFKNKRFSGAVLTITVLSLTFAISYTLGMFQILEIYFLYTIFATRCLAKEGMKVYNILKAKDMEKAKKELSYLVSRDTNSMDERNIIRSVMETISENTVDGIIAPMFYMMIGALLLPGNPGAALAFGMTYKGVNTLDSMVGYKNERYSDFGWFSARLDDWVNLIPARITGMILYPLSAMILGFDYKSSFRIYFRDRLRHASPNAGHPESAVAGAIGIQFGGVTSYFGESHEKPTIGDKIKEFDIEDIRKNIKMMYGASIIGIIFFMGIIWGVHRSFIA, encoded by the coding sequence ATGTTGAATGTGATTGCTAAGATAGCTATCGCTTATCTGATAGATCTAATAGCTGGAGATCCCTACTGGATGCCTCATCCAGTACAGTTTATCGGTAAATTTATTGAAAAATTTGAAAAGTTTTTGTACAGATTTAAAAACAAAAGGTTTTCAGGAGCAGTACTCACAATCACGGTACTTTCTCTTACCTTTGCAATAAGTTATACCCTTGGAATGTTTCAGATTCTAGAAATTTATTTTCTTTATACAATTTTTGCTACGAGGTGCCTGGCAAAAGAGGGAATGAAGGTATACAATATATTGAAGGCTAAGGATATGGAAAAAGCTAAAAAAGAGCTGTCATATCTTGTGAGCCGTGATACAAACAGCATGGATGAAAGAAACATAATAAGAAGTGTCATGGAAACTATCTCAGAAAATACAGTTGATGGCATTATAGCACCTATGTTCTATATGATGATCGGAGCACTACTTTTACCTGGGAATCCTGGTGCAGCCTTGGCTTTTGGGATGACTTATAAAGGTGTAAATACTCTTGATTCTATGGTTGGCTATAAAAATGAAAGATATAGTGATTTCGGATGGTTTTCAGCAAGACTTGATGACTGGGTAAATTTAATCCCTGCTAGAATAACCGGGATGATACTTTATCCTTTATCGGCTATGATTTTAGGTTTTGACTATAAATCTTCTTTTAGAATTTACTTTAGAGACAGGCTAAGGCATGCCAGTCCAAATGCAGGTCATCCTGAATCTGCTGTTGCTGGAGCAATAGGGATACAATTTGGAGGAGTCACAAGTTATTTTGGAGAAAGTCATGAAAAACCTACAATAGGAGATAAAATTAAAGAGTTTGATATAGAAGATATAAGAAAAAATATAAAGATGATGTACGGAGCTTCTATTATAGGGATAATCTTTTTTATGGGGATAATCTGGGGAGTCCATAGATCTTTCATAGCATAG
- the cobD gene encoding threonine-phosphate decarboxylase CobD: MELHGGNIYKLAREKGIEKILDYSANINPFGLPESLKKAVVENFHIFEKYPDPEYVELREILAKHNGMNYENIIVGNGATEIIFLYMKMLNPKKALVVNPTFVEYERALMQTSCQVDHFRLEENENFVLDKEKLREELNKGYDLLVICNPNNPTGRFMTRAEMEEIATIAKESGTRLMVDEAFIEFVEGNYSESIAHLKDPNIFVVRALTKFFAIPGIRLGFAICHDSAIINRIQGEREPWTVNALAELTAKVVLDDREYIEKSENWVKKEKKWMYEELTKGNNIKAYKTETNFILVKLTGNSNSKALREKLIEDGILIRDCSNFPFLDENYIRLAIKDHKSNQYVVERVVARTNENG; the protein is encoded by the coding sequence ATGGAACTGCACGGAGGAAACATCTATAAACTTGCAAGAGAAAAGGGAATCGAAAAGATACTGGACTACAGTGCAAATATAAACCCTTTCGGACTTCCTGAAAGTCTGAAAAAAGCGGTTGTGGAAAATTTTCATATTTTTGAAAAGTATCCCGACCCAGAATATGTAGAACTGAGAGAAATCTTGGCAAAGCATAATGGTATGAACTATGAAAATATAATTGTTGGGAACGGAGCCACTGAAATTATATTTCTATATATGAAAATGCTCAATCCTAAAAAAGCACTTGTTGTAAACCCTACCTTTGTAGAATATGAAAGAGCTCTAATGCAGACTTCGTGTCAGGTAGATCACTTCAGGCTGGAAGAAAATGAGAATTTTGTACTGGATAAAGAAAAACTCCGAGAAGAATTAAACAAAGGTTATGACCTGCTGGTAATATGCAATCCAAATAATCCTACCGGTCGTTTTATGACAAGGGCAGAGATGGAAGAGATCGCAACAATAGCAAAAGAGTCTGGTACAAGACTTATGGTAGACGAAGCATTTATTGAATTTGTAGAAGGTAATTACAGTGAGAGTATAGCCCATCTAAAAGATCCGAATATATTCGTAGTAAGAGCCCTTACAAAGTTTTTTGCCATACCTGGAATAAGGCTGGGGTTTGCAATATGCCACGATAGTGCTATAATAAATCGAATACAGGGAGAAAGAGAACCTTGGACTGTAAACGCTCTGGCAGAACTAACTGCCAAGGTTGTTTTAGATGACAGGGAATATATAGAAAAATCTGAGAATTGGGTTAAAAAAGAAAAAAAATGGATGTACGAGGAACTTACTAAAGGCAATAATATAAAAGCTTATAAAACCGAGACAAACTTTATACTTGTAAAACTGACGGGAAACTCTAACTCTAAAGCACTGAGAGAAAAACTTATTGAGGATGGAATACTAATAAGAGATTGTTCAAATTTTCCGTTTCTTGATGAAAATTATATTAGACTTGCGATCAAGGATCACAAAAGCAACCAATATGTTGTGGAAAGGGTAGTGGCTAGGACAAATGAGAATGGATAA
- the hemA gene encoding glutamyl-tRNA reductase has product MDNFYAVGIDHKKVDMGGRESFIQKNPTEIFDELLGNKKIKGYVNLSTCLRIEYYIHVEEGFTEDEIVGLFPSQEELFVKRGENALHYLFRVICGFESVIKGEDQILAQVKKAHYDSVEVGTTSKVLNVIFNKAIEVGKKFRNESQIAHNALSLEAISLKFIKNNVENLEDKNVLILGVGDLSQGILYLLKKSKVKNIVVTNRSHHKALVLKDSYDVDVITFDQKVKMAIDSDVIISATSAPHFVLKSEELMGKLDDGRKRFFLDLAVPRDIDEKLGDLPNVDIYNLDHIWETYEKNVTKRENRLKEYSHLITEQIENVKKWFEYRERIA; this is encoded by the coding sequence ATGGATAACTTTTATGCAGTAGGAATAGATCATAAAAAAGTTGATATGGGCGGCAGAGAGAGTTTTATACAGAAAAACCCGACTGAAATTTTTGATGAACTCCTTGGGAACAAAAAAATAAAGGGCTATGTAAATCTTTCCACTTGCCTCAGGATCGAGTATTATATCCATGTAGAGGAAGGATTCACAGAAGATGAAATAGTTGGCCTTTTTCCAAGTCAGGAGGAACTCTTTGTAAAGCGAGGGGAAAACGCTCTTCACTATCTTTTCAGAGTTATATGTGGATTTGAGTCTGTAATAAAGGGAGAGGACCAGATCTTAGCACAGGTAAAAAAAGCTCACTATGATTCTGTAGAGGTAGGGACCACATCAAAAGTTCTAAATGTAATATTTAATAAGGCTATAGAGGTTGGGAAAAAATTTCGAAATGAAAGTCAGATAGCACACAATGCCCTATCGCTAGAAGCAATATCACTGAAATTTATAAAAAACAATGTAGAGAATCTTGAAGATAAAAATGTACTTATTCTAGGTGTAGGAGATCTTTCCCAAGGGATACTCTACCTTCTTAAAAAAAGTAAAGTGAAAAATATAGTTGTTACAAACAGAAGCCACCATAAAGCCCTTGTTTTAAAAGACAGTTATGATGTGGATGTAATAACTTTTGATCAAAAGGTTAAGATGGCTATAGATAGTGACGTAATAATCAGTGCCACATCGGCTCCTCATTTCGTGCTCAAGAGTGAAGAACTGATGGGAAAACTTGATGACGGAAGAAAAAGGTTCTTTTTAGACCTTGCAGTGCCTAGAGATATTGATGAGAAACTCGGGGACCTTCCCAATGTAGATATTTATAATTTGGATCATATATGGGAAACTTATGAAAAAAATGTTACTAAAAGAGAGAACAGACTAAAAGAATATTCACACCTTATCACAGAACAGATAGAAAATGTGAAAAAATGGTTTGAATACAGAGAAAGGATAGCTTAA
- the hemC gene encoding hydroxymethylbilane synthase produces MKKNKVVIGTRGSLLAVAQSKHVRSMLKEKYPEIEFEIKEIVTTGDVDLRTNWNNSDTSLKSLFTKEIEKELLDGTIHLAVHSMKDMPAESPAGLICGSIPEREDYRDVVVSKSNLKLSELPEGSVVGTSSLRRTMAVKEMRPDLVIEPIRGNIHTRLRKLKEENFDAIVLAAAGLKRVGLENEITQYLETHEMMPAPAQGALCIQCKEDDLFIREILSSITEKEVEEVVEIEREFSRIFDGGCHTPMGCSAEIIGDEICLKGMYCHEEVVYKGEVTGKREEGKSLAQKLAGIIRGQIDEQR; encoded by the coding sequence ATGAAGAAAAACAAAGTGGTAATAGGAACTAGAGGAAGTTTACTGGCTGTAGCTCAGTCAAAACACGTAAGATCAATGTTAAAGGAAAAATATCCAGAAATAGAATTTGAGATCAAAGAGATAGTTACTACAGGGGATGTTGACTTAAGAACCAACTGGAACAACAGTGACACTTCTCTTAAAAGCCTTTTTACAAAGGAGATAGAAAAAGAACTATTAGATGGAACTATCCACCTCGCAGTTCACTCGATGAAAGATATGCCAGCAGAAAGTCCAGCAGGATTAATCTGTGGTTCTATTCCTGAAAGAGAGGACTACAGGGATGTTGTAGTATCAAAATCCAATTTAAAGCTTTCTGAACTTCCAGAAGGATCTGTAGTTGGAACAAGTTCTCTAAGAAGAACAATGGCTGTTAAAGAGATGAGACCTGATCTAGTTATAGAACCTATAAGAGGGAATATTCATACAAGACTTAGAAAACTTAAAGAGGAAAATTTTGATGCAATAGTACTTGCTGCTGCAGGTCTAAAAAGAGTTGGTCTAGAAAATGAGATAACTCAGTACTTAGAAACTCACGAGATGATGCCTGCTCCTGCTCAAGGAGCTCTTTGTATACAATGCAAAGAAGATGATCTTTTTATAAGAGAAATATTATCCTCTATAACAGAGAAAGAAGTGGAAGAAGTAGTAGAGATAGAGAGAGAGTTCTCTAGAATATTTGACGGAGGATGTCATACTCCTATGGGCTGTAGTGCCGAGATAATAGGGGATGAAATCTGCCTCAAGGGAATGTACTGCCATGAAGAGGTAGTATATAAGGGCGAGGTTACAGGAAAAAGAGAAGAGGGAAAATCGCTTGCTCAAAAACTTGCAGGAATTATTAGGGGGCAGATTGATGAACAAAGGTAA
- the cobA gene encoding uroporphyrinogen-III C-methyltransferase has translation MNKGKVYIVGAGPGDLELLSLKAKRCVEEADCIVYDRLINKRILKFAKPDAELIYLGKLNTEGGVIQDEINKTLVREALKGKVVTRLKGGDPFVFGRGGEEIQEILKDEIPFEVVPGITSSISVPAYSGIPVTHRGISRSFHVFTGHTMEDGGWHNFDAIAKLKGTLVFLMGVKNLDLITGDLIKNGKDPETPVGIIEKGSTSKQRVIRGTLSTIVEIAKKEDVKPPAIIIIGGVVNLRDEFNWFEKKELFGKKILVTRDEKQAEAMSSVIEKKGGEAVELPLIQIEDQMKDYDYSEIKKYSCLLFNSQNAVRSFFRYLPDMRLLGDIKIGVVGVKTKEELLKVKLVPDFMPEEYIGELLAKEACDCTKEEDKILFVTSDISPNNPEEWSAKYKRNFEKLAAYKTVKIKKDKSEVEETLKGVDIVTFLSSSTVEAFVESLDGNLDGIKGVKFASIGPVTSETMKKLGLSVDIEAKIFTAEGVLKSIEEAM, from the coding sequence ATGAACAAAGGTAAGGTATATATTGTAGGAGCAGGGCCTGGAGACTTGGAGCTTCTATCATTAAAAGCTAAGAGATGCGTTGAAGAAGCTGACTGTATAGTTTATGACAGGCTTATAAATAAAAGGATTCTAAAATTTGCAAAACCTGATGCAGAACTTATATACCTAGGAAAGCTAAATACAGAAGGAGGAGTGATCCAGGACGAGATCAACAAGACCCTTGTGAGAGAAGCTTTAAAAGGTAAAGTAGTGACTAGGTTAAAAGGCGGTGACCCCTTTGTATTTGGTAGAGGCGGTGAGGAGATACAGGAAATATTAAAAGATGAGATTCCTTTTGAAGTTGTTCCTGGTATCACTTCTTCTATATCTGTTCCTGCATATTCTGGTATCCCTGTTACTCACAGGGGAATCTCAAGGTCTTTTCATGTGTTCACAGGTCACACAATGGAAGACGGAGGATGGCATAATTTTGATGCCATTGCCAAACTAAAGGGAACTCTGGTTTTCTTGATGGGTGTAAAAAATCTTGATCTTATTACAGGTGACCTCATAAAAAACGGGAAAGACCCTGAAACACCTGTTGGGATAATAGAAAAAGGAAGTACTTCTAAGCAGAGAGTTATAAGAGGAACTCTTTCAACTATAGTTGAAATTGCCAAGAAAGAAGATGTAAAACCTCCAGCTATAATTATTATAGGAGGCGTTGTAAACCTACGTGACGAGTTTAACTGGTTTGAGAAAAAGGAACTCTTCGGTAAAAAGATACTTGTGACAAGAGATGAAAAACAGGCTGAAGCAATGAGTAGTGTTATAGAAAAAAAAGGCGGAGAAGCAGTGGAACTTCCTCTTATTCAGATAGAGGATCAGATGAAGGATTATGATTATTCAGAGATCAAAAAATATAGCTGTCTTCTTTTTAATTCGCAAAATGCAGTGAGAAGTTTCTTTAGGTATCTTCCTGACATGAGATTATTGGGCGATATAAAGATAGGTGTAGTGGGAGTGAAGACTAAGGAAGAGCTGTTAAAAGTGAAGCTGGTTCCGGACTTTATGCCTGAAGAGTATATTGGAGAACTTCTTGCAAAGGAAGCTTGTGATTGTACAAAAGAGGAAGACAAAATTTTGTTTGTAACATCTGATATATCTCCGAATAATCCAGAGGAATGGAGTGCCAAATACAAAAGAAACTTTGAAAAATTAGCGGCATATAAAACAGTAAAGATAAAAAAAGATAAAAGTGAAGTGGAAGAAACTCTTAAAGGGGTTGATATAGTTACATTCTTAAGTTCTTCAACTGTAGAGGCTTTTGTAGAAAGCCTTGATGGAAATTTGGACGGGATAAAAGGTGTGAAATTTGCATCTATAGGACCTGTGACAAGTGAGACCATGAAAAAGTTGGGATTATCTGTGGATATAGAGGCCAAGATATTTACAGCAGAAGGAGTTTTAAAGTCGATTGAGGAGGCTATGTGA
- the hemB gene encoding porphobilinogen synthase, translating to MFKRHRRLRGSQVMRDMVKDLYLDVKDFVYPLFIEEGTGIRQEIQSMPGQYRLSIDMLKPELDEIWDLGIRSILIFGIPLEKDPMGKEAYNDLGIVQEAVRFIKKSYPKMLVITDVCMCEYTSHGHCGILSGPHVLNDETLYYLSKIAVSHAKAGADMVAPSDMMDGRILAMRKALDNEGFINTPIMSYSVKYASSFYGPFRDAADSSPSFGDRKTYQMDFRSTKEALREAEADLDEGADILIVKPALSYLDVVKRLYRRYDVPIAVYNVSAEYSMVKAAAQNGWIDEKGIVMEKMYAFKRAGASIIITYHSKDIARWLKNKEIY from the coding sequence ATGTTTAAGAGACACAGAAGGCTAAGGGGCAGTCAAGTAATGAGGGATATGGTGAAGGATCTTTATCTAGATGTGAAAGATTTTGTATATCCTTTATTTATAGAGGAAGGAACCGGAATAAGACAAGAAATACAGTCTATGCCGGGACAATACAGACTATCGATTGACATGCTAAAGCCTGAATTGGATGAAATATGGGATCTAGGTATTAGAAGTATATTGATTTTTGGTATACCTCTTGAAAAAGACCCCATGGGTAAAGAGGCTTATAATGATCTTGGAATAGTTCAGGAAGCTGTAAGGTTTATAAAAAAATCTTATCCTAAAATGCTCGTGATAACAGACGTATGTATGTGTGAGTATACTTCCCACGGTCACTGTGGTATATTGAGCGGGCCTCATGTACTAAATGATGAGACTCTTTATTACCTTTCCAAGATAGCTGTGTCTCATGCCAAGGCAGGTGCTGATATGGTTGCTCCGTCAGATATGATGGACGGAAGGATTTTAGCTATGAGGAAGGCATTAGACAATGAAGGGTTTATAAACACCCCTATAATGTCCTATAGTGTAAAATATGCATCATCATTTTACGGTCCTTTCCGTGATGCTGCAGACTCATCTCCTTCTTTTGGCGACAGAAAGACCTACCAGATGGACTTTAGAAGTACAAAAGAAGCTTTGAGAGAGGCAGAGGCGGATTTAGATGAGGGAGCTGACATTCTTATAGTGAAGCCGGCTTTATCTTATCTAGATGTGGTAAAAAGACTTTATAGAAGATACGATGTTCCAATAGCTGTCTATAATGTCAGTGCTGAATATTCCATGGTAAAAGCTGCTGCCCAAAACGGGTGGATAGATGAAAAGGGAATTGTCATGGAAAAAATGTATGCCTTTAAAAGAGCAGGTGCTTCTATAATAATAACCTACCATTCAAAGGATATCGCCAGATGGCTCAAGAATAAAGAGATATACTAA
- the hemL gene encoding glutamate-1-semialdehyde 2,1-aminomutase, with product MRYENSAEIFEKAKKVIPGGVNSPVRAFGSVNKSYPIFAKKAKGSKIWCEDDNEYIDYICSWGPMILGHNNERVMAGVREAIEDGSSFGLPTKMEVELAELVIKCYPSIEKIRLTTSGTEATMAAVRLARAYTKKNKILKFEGCYHGHSDSLMVKAGSGLLTDGYQDSNGITQGTIKDTLTLPFGRMDLVKELFEKDDDIACIIMEPVPANMGIIETDAEFLKGVRELCTAKNSVLIFDEVISGFRLALGGAQELFGVTPDLTTLGKIIGGGYPVGAFGGKNELMDMIAPVGDVYHAGTLSGNPVSVRAGYETISELLENKDTLYKELKEKVNYITSNIEKISEKHNVPVCINKQGSLFTIFFTDKDEIKTLDDVIETDTEKYAKYFNVMLDSGVVTPPSKYEAHFVSAAHTKDDMDKTLEIMDKAFEEISKM from the coding sequence ATGAGATATGAAAATTCTGCTGAAATTTTTGAAAAAGCAAAAAAAGTAATTCCTGGAGGAGTAAACAGTCCTGTTAGAGCTTTTGGATCGGTAAATAAAAGCTATCCTATTTTTGCCAAGAAAGCCAAGGGAAGTAAAATCTGGTGTGAAGATGATAATGAATATATAGATTACATATGTTCTTGGGGTCCAATGATTTTGGGACACAATAACGAGAGGGTAATGGCAGGAGTTAGAGAGGCTATAGAGGACGGAAGTTCTTTCGGACTACCTACAAAGATGGAAGTAGAACTTGCCGAACTTGTGATAAAATGTTACCCTTCTATAGAAAAAATAAGACTGACTACTTCTGGAACAGAGGCTACTATGGCTGCTGTGAGACTGGCCAGAGCTTATACAAAGAAAAATAAGATACTTAAATTTGAAGGTTGTTATCACGGACATTCTGATTCTCTCATGGTAAAAGCCGGGTCTGGACTTCTCACTGACGGATATCAGGATAGTAACGGGATCACACAGGGAACTATAAAAGATACCCTTACTTTACCTTTTGGGAGAATGGATCTTGTAAAAGAATTATTTGAAAAAGATGACGATATCGCCTGTATCATAATGGAACCTGTACCTGCAAATATGGGAATAATAGAGACAGATGCAGAGTTTTTGAAAGGTGTAAGAGAGCTTTGTACCGCTAAGAATTCTGTTCTTATCTTTGACGAGGTAATAAGCGGATTCAGACTGGCTCTAGGCGGGGCACAGGAATTATTCGGAGTGACTCCTGACCTGACAACCCTTGGTAAAATTATAGGGGGAGGCTATCCTGTAGGAGCCTTTGGTGGAAAGAATGAACTTATGGATATGATAGCTCCTGTGGGAGATGTATATCATGCTGGAACTCTTTCTGGAAATCCTGTATCAGTGAGAGCAGGATATGAAACTATAAGTGAGTTACTGGAAAACAAAGATACCCTTTATAAAGAATTAAAAGAAAAAGTAAATTATATTACTTCTAATATCGAAAAGATTTCTGAAAAACATAATGTTCCTGTATGCATAAATAAACAGGGGTCACTTTTCACAATATTTTTCACAGATAAAGATGAGATCAAGACTCTGGATGATGTAATAGAAACAGATACAGAAAAATATGCAAAATATTTTAATGTGATGTTAGATTCTGGAGTTGTTACACCTCCTTCTAAATATGAGGCTCATTTTGTATCAGCAGCTCATACAAAAGATGATATGGATAAGACTTTAGAGATTATGGATAAGGCTTTTGAAGAGATTTCAAAGATGTAA
- the glsA gene encoding glutaminase A has product MKEFLKGLVEKNRIKSEVGNVADYIPGLEKSDKNALGLCITSTNGTIYSIGDCNIKFTIQSVSKPITLMLAILDHGEEHVFSKVGMEPTGDAFNSIQKLETCKTHKPFNPMINAGAIATSALIKGKNSQEKFQRLLDFFRKISENETLEVNDDIYLGESLTGNKNKAMAYFMKGEGYIDGSIEDALYVYFRQCSIEVTAKDLARIGLFLARGGVMSNGERVVSERIAKIIKTLMITCGMYDGSGEFALRVGIPSKSGVGGGIMSVVPGKMGIGVFSPALDNKGNPIAGEALLEDLSSELSLSIF; this is encoded by the coding sequence ATGAAAGAATTCCTTAAAGGTTTGGTGGAAAAAAATAGAATTAAAAGTGAGGTCGGTAACGTAGCAGACTATATACCGGGACTTGAAAAGTCAGATAAAAATGCCCTGGGACTGTGTATTACGAGCACCAACGGCACTATCTACTCAATAGGAGACTGCAATATAAAATTTACCATACAAAGTGTTTCAAAGCCAATAACATTGATGCTGGCAATACTCGATCACGGAGAAGAACATGTTTTCTCCAAGGTGGGTATGGAGCCTACAGGAGACGCTTTTAATTCCATTCAAAAATTAGAAACCTGCAAAACTCACAAACCTTTTAACCCTATGATTAATGCAGGAGCAATAGCTACCAGTGCTTTAATAAAGGGTAAAAATTCCCAAGAAAAATTTCAAAGACTTCTAGATTTTTTTAGAAAAATATCAGAAAATGAAACACTTGAAGTGAATGATGATATTTATCTAGGAGAAAGCCTCACAGGAAATAAAAACAAGGCAATGGCTTATTTTATGAAAGGAGAGGGTTATATCGATGGAAGTATAGAGGATGCCCTCTATGTTTATTTTAGGCAGTGCTCTATAGAGGTCACTGCAAAAGACCTTGCCAGAATAGGTCTTTTTTTAGCAAGAGGCGGGGTCATGAGTAACGGAGAAAGAGTTGTAAGTGAACGTATCGCAAAAATAATAAAAACTCTTATGATAACCTGCGGAATGTATGACGGATCAGGAGAGTTTGCCCTGAGAGTGGGGATTCCTTCAAAATCAGGTGTAGGAGGGGGAATAATGTCTGTAGTTCCTGGTAAAATGGGTATAGGGGTCTTTAGTCCAGCTCTTGATAATAAAGGCAACCCTATAGCTGGTGAGGCTCTTTTAGAAGATCTTTCATCAGAATTATCTCTTAGCATATTTTAA
- the gloA gene encoding lactoylglutathione lyase, whose translation MKYKLEHGCIRVMDLDKSLDFYKNALGLKEVRRKDFPEHKFTLVYLTDENNNYEIELTYNYDTEKPYDIGNGFSHFALTVEELEESHKRHIDMGYDVGDLKGLPGEKPRYYFVKDPDGYAIEIIRAQ comes from the coding sequence ATGAAATACAAGTTAGAACATGGGTGCATCAGAGTAATGGATCTCGATAAGTCATTGGATTTTTACAAAAATGCTTTAGGTTTAAAAGAGGTAAGAAGAAAAGATTTTCCAGAACATAAGTTTACACTGGTATATTTAACTGATGAAAACAATAACTATGAAATCGAATTAACATACAATTACGATACTGAAAAACCTTATGATATAGGAAACGGTTTTAGCCATTTTGCTTTGACAGTAGAAGAACTAGAAGAATCACATAAAAGACATATAGATATGGGCTATGACGTAGGTGATCTCAAAGGCTTACCAGGGGAAAAACCTAGATACTATTTTGTAAAAGATCCAGACGGATATGCCATAGAAATAATCAGGGCACAGTAA